The genome window AAGTAAAAGGGCAAAACGCAGGAAGTAGGAACACCCAATCAGCTgtgcaaaagccaagtctggCCTCTAGTGGCCAAAATGGGTAACTACAATGAAAGCATGCACAATGATCACACCCTTACaagacatcatttaaaatcttgCTTCTGGTTTATATTTAAGTCCAACTATTTAAGacataaatattgtaaatacacatcaaacattttaatcCATACTGGTTATGGTTTGACACAGATGACTTCGCATTGCGTCATCATGCAACTGACACAAATTCTGCCCACATCCTGAGCAACAAAATCACTACACCATCTGCACTATACACAAAGACGGAAGCATTAGCCTCCAGCAACAGCTGAAAGCACAGTAATAAAATTcttcaaacatataaaatggCAGATCTGACTTTCTGAGCACAGTTATAAACCCAGATAGGACGGACTATAAATGTTAATCAGTCCCTACAacaaatttgaacattttttatcTATATATAAGCATATATGTGTGCCGGCATATTTCTTCTTCATACAGAGATTATTGCAAGAATTTATCGCAGTATACAGTAGTATCGCaatattgtgttatatttataaatacagccgtggaaaacaTAAAGAGAACATTCTACTTTTTCGtttattcagcctttcagtCCATCTaagttgaatttcaacaaaatcaaacctcatgagtgacaaagtcatcacacagcaatgtgaaatactgacagcatgacaagacacacaaAAATTGTGATGATAATCCAGGttatcaaattaaaaataattgttgaaACTTTCCTAAATGCATGTAACATTATGACTTATTGTTTCGGTTAAAAGTGAAACTTGTTGTCTTTgccgtatttgaggtctgaaaaattacaaggcatcttttctgttatttaaattttctgcaaataattgATAATggaaagtatatttttatttgaactttgggagaaatattgttagtagtaaCATACCTATAAGTAGTAGATTTAGTagatataataattttaaaatggtctcttaattttttgtgtgtcatcAAAAGAAACACTTTCATATGTAAGTGGCACCATATAAAATTGCAGTATTTTAAACTGCCCACGTAATAATATAGTGAAAatcatttattgtattaaacaatattattgAATCTTGCTCTTTAGAATCATTGTAATGTTATAAATTctatatttttacaaacaaaccaAGCTGCCAATATAAACGCTAAGACCGTAATAAGTTTGCGATCAGGCattgaacatgaaaaaatattaagaaactgacttttattgtaaagtgcCACCAAGATTTCTCTACCCTGCTGTTATTTTCATGCCAAGTGAGCACaacataattttatattttgttttgctgattttgtattgaaatattggcTCTATCTGAGGTGGTCTGCTCACCGAGAGAAAGCTTGTATCAAAGTGAAGGAGAGTCATAAACATGAGGACCAGAAGGACTCTGCCTCCCAGCTGCATGTACTGCTTGGGTGAGCTTTCTCTCATCGTGGGAACTCCAGCAAACATACTCCTGCCTTCAGAACGAGACTCAgccaacagcagcagcagacCTCCACCCAGTGCCAAATTCCTGTAAACATCAAGAAAGAGAAGACAATGACGTCATCAGAGCAATACAATCGTGAAGATGATCATATCCGAAGCTCACCTCATCAAAAATTTCGGGTCCCAAAGAATGCTATAGGCTACCGTCTGGAAGAGATGGAGACACGTCATTCAGACTgtaatttgaatttgaatatgTTAACTAAAGAAATCAAACTCAGCTCTCACCTGCAAAGCGATGATACCGAATAATCCAAAGCATGCGTACTGGACGAAATTTCTGCTTAGGATCAGTATACAGCcacctgtttaaaaaaataagagtttagagatgatgcttttaaaataatacgATTTTTCCACCCTTACAGCATCATTCTTACCCAGCTGTCCGAGTAAGTTGATTAAGACGAAGAGTGATGCGAAGAAGTAGCCGCATCCCCACGTGCTCTCGATGTATTCTCTCTGCTCGCTCCACTGAAACCACATGCGGATGCCGTCCTCCAGAAAGGTGCTGATCAGACAGAGGCGCGCTATGTGAGGCAGGTACTGCTTTGTCACCCGAAGGAACTGCAGATGAGTGAAAGAGCAGAGTTATCATTAGCAGACCCTTCACCACGAGCTTATAAAGTGATGACCGTGTGTCCGCTTATCATAAGACTACCTGTTTATGTCTCAAACTGTTAGACTTTGGCATGAAACAGTCATTATGATAAATGATAAGTTTGGGGTATGTATGAAGACAATAATTACAGCTTTCTGCAAAGATTATAAATAAGTACAGAACGTTTTTTAGCTTAGGCAAGCATTCAGTAGCCGACTGAGACACAACAAAGAGATAAAACTTTTATGTAGCTCAGATTTATGCTTTAAGAAATctattttaattaaacttcaCTTACGACATCACCTGTCTATAAAGGCATAGGATGCACACAGAAAATGGTCTCTTacgtattatacattttttacgaTATAAAAATTAGGGATGtgcatttttcaataatttaatattcGAATATTTgagctaaaaaaaaaacgaatattcGAATATTGgtacatttaaattaagttaataatGATGTCATTTGCTACGTTTTTATCAAGTCACAATTTCACATCAAGCGTATATTATCATTACATATTCATAATGCATCAATTCTATATGCTGTATATaggtttttttaatttggaaaaaactagaaaaataaaaactgcattcaaaCCTGcgcaaaaaatattgtttactttCTCGTTCACGGTCAGTGTTTGTGCTGTTAAGCTTTGAATTGGATTTGCATCAATAAATAAGGTAGGCCTATTTATTTTAACGTAAGAATCACAGCGcgttttaaaacatcaaaaaaaacatatttttatatatgtttatattttatacatttttacattttctgtatattataaaaatcattatagATGAAGTGAAGAAACGTTAAAAAGACTTGACAACTCTAAGGTCTTCTTTAGGGGTAACTTAACCTTGTGGTGACGCagttttattcttatgaaaaatatgaatattcgaATAGCATTTGTAATATTCGAATAGTTATTGCGGATCGAATTTTCAAATATTCGTGCACATccctaataaaaatccaatGGCTTTCCTTGTGTGAATGTTACGAGTAACCTCGTTTCTGCTTCCACAGCATATCAAGCTGTTTAATGTTCAACCGTTAACTttcatttctctgttttcagACACACAGGTGGCCAGATCTCAAGACTCAAGAGCACATTGGCTACATTTCCAGCATTTAATTAACAGTAAACCCTGTACTCCACCAGCAATAAATCTTTACCACCTCAGTACTGCCACATGCAACAGGTGTTAAGCACAGAGGCACAAGGATGTTGTAATGATCCCTGACACAGACTATACCAGCTAACACAAGGGTCCTTATTATAGGTTGCTTATAATAGCAGCAAGGGTAGTAAGCAGTACTTTTAgaaaaattaaaacttaaaaagtgCATAGTTCGAAAGGAGGTCGGTACAAGAAGACTTTGGTGCATTTCTGTTTCTTGAAAGAGTTTACATTTATGACGATTTTTGCATGCAAGGATAAACTTGTTTTCGCATCCACTATGTGACAATtcattattaaagggatacttattttattttgtctccATCGTCCAAAACGCTGCAGATTTGTGAGAATGTGATCATATGTGAATGGAGATGCCGTTTTTGATCATTTCCTTATGCTGCTGTtcgcatgttttttttaatttttaacctGTCGCAGACCCTTGTCAAGTGTAGCTGTGTCCACCGTATGTCGCATGCGAAGGTGACAAACTGTTGATGCATGACAATCGAATGGCGTCGCTTAGGGACGTAATGACGTATGCCATTAATCGAACTATGTAGTGTAACATGTAAAACGGGAACATGAAAGGTATCTTCTTAAAGCAACTCATGATTATTATATTAGCTTACTCCAAATAAGGAAAATAATTTGACCACTGACGTCAGGTCCATGTAAACGTAGTCAGTCTATTGtataaaagggaaataaacatgttatggatgtgacaaaaaggacatggtttttgggagacgactAACTTTGTTGgatttctttgaattaaaatgcacaaaccagaagcattatacccaacaaatggagaagggagggcgtttaaaagaacacaaaattattttattattataattatgatTTTCTTGTcgaccgttatggatgtgacaatcctgaaaaagGCACTTATCTGATATGCACCATATGTTAATAAATACCTtagattttttgtgttctgacaCCATTTcgttttctttttgttgtttctaTAGAGTTTTTCCTTATGCCTTTGACTCGCTAttgcaaaaacatattttccgTAAAGCTGCTATAGACAAAATAGagcaaagcaaaataaaacgaATCTGAATGGTTTATTAGTATCTTGTTATGCCAACTCACTTTTGGGCAGAGATAGTGATGATATATAATAACCAAAAATGTGCCAGTCTCTCATATATCACCTTCATAATGCCTGTCATTAACCCAACACTCCTAATACAGGCATCTCATAAGCCCCGCCCCCAAACTATCCACATCAGCACTTAGAAAAGAATGAGCCAATCACAATTCAACAAGTACCAAGTGAAACCGAATGAATGGAAAGAGACCTCAGGGCCAATGTCTCCCTCTCTGTCAACACATTAATACTTATCAGTGTGCCTAAAGGGATATGTTTTCAAGCACCAATGGActatcaattttatttaaagaaacatacGTCAtggcaaaatacaaaaatagcaAGATGACTGACATGTCCATCAAGTCTTAGACAATCATCCCTCTTTAATTTCGAATAGTACTATCAAGCAGCACAGATGTGACGACATCTGCATCTTATTGACGTCTTCGCATTCTTAGAGgacttaaataaataacactgaTAAGAAGACGAAGCATCTTATCTCATATCTTTAGAGATGATGACACGCACGGCCTCCTCCTAAAAATACTTAAAAGTGAGAAATGAACGAGACTCAATTCATGcacatgtattttaaatgcatcatCTTTACTTTTTTTCGATGTGCTCAACACCATTTTCTCACTATATGTGCGTAACGTAACGTAACGTAACACATCTGCAGATGGAGCTGCCTCGAGAATGCCCTGAGCACTAACGTTAATACAAACCAGCATATGGAGGGATTATGATATCACGAGAAatggcatttaaaataaacaaagccatgagaaaactgtatatttaaattcttcACAGTAACGTTAGCGCAGACTTCGGTTTCCTCATCCGAACACAAAGCAAGTTCGCTGAGAAACAAAATGCTTTCGCAACAAGTCAAATACGAGCTGAACtctaaataaaacacacttttcagCAGCTTCGCTCggaggaaaaacacaacaggcGGTTTAAAAGTCAACCCTCAGTGATTTTCTGAGGGAAGTTAGCAGGGCCTTAATTCTTACCCGATCCGCCACGTCCTCCGCGTTACTCATCAAATCATCTTGCGCCATGACACCACAATCCGAGACACGGTTTCCTCTCTATGGGGTGACTTTTGAGTCTTTATGTGATGTTTATCGATCCCTTTGCCCACTGGCGAGTGTTACTGGTTTCCTTCCTCGCCGTCGTCTGTATGCGTTCGCTAGAATCCCATCTCCGCCCCATAATGCCCTGCAGTTTGCGCACGCGCCCCCTGCAGGACACATACGCAGCTGCATGCCACGTGTACTATTTCTGCCAGAGAGCTCAAGCCTTGGTGTCAGTAtataatgtacaataaaaattCATTAAGAAATAATTCAATATATGAGGAAGCAATAAAAtaccatttaattaaataaataagaatgtgTAATTAAAAAGCGTAATGTCCTACACGCTCAGGTAACCACAAACAATGACAGATATCTGATCTGTGCTTTACgaaaacatataaataacaatTTTTGGAAAACAACACATGTGTCCATACTACCTGAGAGGTAAAACTGAAATAGCAAAGAAATCACAACTGCCTCTAAAGAGAAATATACAAGTCCTGTTTTTCTTTAGCTCAGAAAATAATTGCTTTACACCAAGTGCCTAGGGGCAGTCTAGTCGAGCAcgctttaaaagcatttgttaaGCATTGCAGAGAACAtataagtaatatatatatataaatatacactattgatatatattttataaataatatataatgtgtACGTTATTTCTATCATGCAGCGCTTTAAGTGTACTTCAGGTATTCTTCACCGTTCTCACAGGGCTTTTATGAACATGAGgagtttgttttgcttgttctTTGCTGACTTTCTCTTTAAATTCTGCAGATTGTGAAAAATTCTCTTTGGGGTTTAACTGTGAAACATGGCACAAACTGTGCATTATGTTCCCAGTTTTGTGCTCTGTAGGAAAATAATCAGGGTCATAAGAGCTTTTGTCTTTTCCAATTGACTTGAAGGACATTACTGGAACCCCTGGCTTTTTGCATTCTTGTTTATACGACTCCTGGTTTGACCCTGGGCTGAAGTGTGAAGAACACACTAACTGTTTCCTGACAACAGATACAGAGTTTTTCGAGTACGGAGTCTTGGATTTGTGATGTCTTTTAGATCGCCTTTTCTTTCTTGCGTGACGAGTGCGTGATGTGTTGAGATCTGACTGGATGATGTCAAAAGTCTCATTGGCGAAGCCAGCGATGAGCTCCAGTTCTGGGGAGTCCGCCGTGGGACTACTGCGCGAGACATCACTCTCAGTGTCCTTATGAGGTTTCTTCTGCATTTTTAGTGCGTTGTACttctaaaatatgtaaaaaagcCTTTTAAAAGACTTTCTACattatttacacaaacaaatttgtCAACACAGAAAAATGTGGTTTCTCAAAGTCACAAGCTTGAATTTAATTGGTAAGGTTTACAAATCTTCGGTAACATGACACAAAGTCGTTTGGAAATCAAAAGTCACAAgagtcaaattcattttttctcACCTGTAAGTTCTGGAAGTGCATGAAAGACCTGCAGTGGGTTTCATGTGCGGAAGACTCAAAGTGGTAAAACTTATGACACAGCTTACAGAGAAAGCCAGCGACAGGGACCACAAAACTAGTGCCTGAgggtaataaaaaaagagttatagaaataaagttaaaatCCATAAATGCTGGTTTAAGTCCATCACTCACCATACTGAATGTCTGGATCATATACCTCACATGCAGTTTTTTGCTCAGGAATAATCTCTTTATGAACAGCATCCTGTAAACAAAATTGAAGAAACTCAGCATTCTTGTACAATAACACCAAGGTTTTAAGCACCTGAAGTCACGCAACTAACCTTCTCAAGCACCGGAAACTCTTTTTCCGTTCTGTCCTCTTCATAATCATCTTCCCCTTCGAAACAACCGACAGCATCCACTGTTATTAACTCCTCCATCACCTCCGGGCCGCCCTCGTCTCTAAGCTGTAACAAAATTCAAAGAGCTCAAAAATGCACGTCATCTAACATAACTTTGCACATCTAGATTATAATAGCACACACAAACCTCCTCAACCCTCTGTTTGTGATCGGGAGACTTCATGTGCTCCACAAACTTTCGAGGAGTTCTGAAATGGCGCTCACACACTGTACAGAAGGGTCTTGAAGAGATCTTGGCCAGCTGAAGAACAAGTTCAGTTATTAGTATTAAGGATTCCATCACCACAATTGTTTGAACTTTTACTTTGTCAATGGACATATGAAATAATGAGCTCGAGgacaataaatcattttataagGACCTCCACCCCAACATGCTTAAAGTTTGAAGCAGAAAATTCTCTGAAACGTAACGCTATACCAAAGCATCCAAGACTTGTCTTCATTGTAACCAAGTTTGAAATGGGTCATTTTTCTTTCAGAGGTTGTTATTGTGAAGACCaccttgtgttttgttgttcGTCTGTGCTCTATAAGATCACCACAATAATGACATTGACATGTAGGACACCAGCGCTGGCGGCCCATCTTCCTCTCcctgtaacaaaacaaaaataaagaacgTGTTACCAAGTACAGTATTGGAATTGTTTTCTCTTACAACTTTCTGAAATGACACTGTACTTAATTGACAGTATATGTGACGTTTAGAGTAAACACGATTCATATTTTAATCGTCATTACAAATTAAGGGTGTTCAAATCTACGTGATTTACaagaaaatgtcagtttgacaacATTTCACTAAAACCCACGTTAAAGGACGAAGTTgggcgaattgcaaccaacaatTACTACACCGCTCACCCCTCCTTTGAAGCACTATGGCGGctcatacagaaaaaaatatgtcgTTGCGTTTTCgattctttgccgaaggagataaagtatttatgaaacgctctccgtagagtagtttgtctgtttagggctactgtagaaacaacatggcaaattccattgAAGGGgccccgtggtgtatgtagattgaaatatcacattctaaagtaatatattatgttttaaaaagagatggcgatagagaggcaaaaatGACGTATTGCACTTTTAAGatttgaaataaatcaaatgttgaCAGCACCACTGACCTATCACTACACAGCAGAGACTCTTGGCTTTGGGGTAGCAGTGTGGCCAGGCAGTTGTTACTTGCACGCTGGACTTCCATCATACGCTGCTGATGATCCAAACTGACCATGTGTGTCAGAAATCCCTGCAGAGGTCAATTCATACACTATGTTTAAACTACACATGTCATCGGGCGCAACATGTTGAAATTggtaaacatactgtatatcattatATGACTGACTCCTTGTCTCATTTCCACACAGTTAGTTCTTACTTTCTGGTTAGCACAGGCGACGTTGCAAATGTAGCAAGTAAATTTgcctttctctttctctacaTCTGTTTCTTCAGATGTAGTGCTGAAGGCTCGACTCTCACTGCTGCGCTGAATGGTCACTTTAAGTGAGGTGCCAACACTTTGAACCTGAGGAACACAACACTCAAATCATTTACGGTATATATCAACACATactcaaaattaaaagaatattCCAGGTTTTGGGAATAAATGTCTGTACTGGGATGTATACAGAgccaaaaaaagacaaatatattATTGATGATGAGATACTCTACCCCTGCTGCTCTGTCCTGATCCACGCTGTTGTCTTCATGCAGTACACTGTTGTTTTCACCCTCTGCATCATTTATTGGGGAAAATAACCATATTCATGATTAAAATTGATGAAGGGTATACATGATGCTAGATTTATCAGCAAAGTGTTAAGTCTAACTCAAACAGCATAGGGTGTGACACTTTTGTAATGGATTTGTAATCTTGAGCCTAAAGAGATAAAAAATTGAGTGCCGTATGGGATTTGTAATGTATACCTTCACAGTCCAATATCTTTGCAAAGTTTGCTTTTGGTGGCTGCTGTATTTTATCTTCATTTGCAGACTCCTCCCCCAGCTCAATTGCCCTGtcaaaaacaatgttgttttttaagcaAGTTGTTTGTTAAGTGTCTTGAATTAAATCATGAACAGTAATCTATATACAGagatgttcatttaaataagaggttttcaaactggggtccgggGACCCCCAGGTGGCCTACAGAAGGATGGAAGGGGTCCCCCAGAGGTTTTCTAGAAAAAAGATTACGTGAAAAGTGATAAAAGTCCACAGTGTTTATCTGCTTTATTTTGCTATGGATAGTTTCAGGAATTGTTTATATATGTGAATCTTTCTAGTGAGTTTTTCTCACTatagtttctttttttggaCTCAAAGTGAAATTGTCGCTGACTATTTAGGTTAAGAAACAATCTGTTGTCTTTAGAATTTTCTATTTACTATTTTCCAATCCATTCCATTTTccaccgcttatccaaactacctcgggtcacggggaacctgtgcctatctcaggagtcatcggggatcaaggcaggatacaccctgaaTGGagttatttactatttatcCAACAAATTTTTAAACGTTTCTttacacagatttatttttagattgatatatattttagaaaagggggtccctcacaaaaggttaataatatttgggggtccttggcatcctagggtttgaaaacccctgatttaaataagagcatgaCATCTTGAAGTCACAGCACTTTTAATAAGCAGCACATATCATGATTACCTCTGACCTCTCTGCTTTTTCAAAAGAGGCTCTCCATATTCCAGAAATAAAGAATGAATTTGTCCAGTGGTACCTTTTCCCGTGCCTGAATCTGTGCTTGATTTTGTAACCGGTTGATTACTTTTTCCTGctgttttaagatgattttcCTTTTTGTCTATAATCTGCACAGGACtgtcctgaaaaaaaaaacatgaaaaaattatatttaaagaatTATTTCTCCTCAATCCACAAAAATAAACgataaaacaaagcaaataccAAAAcctttaatatgtatatataaaataagacTATAAATCATGTAGACAAAGACACTAAATGTATAAGCACTTTTTATCAGCTTTAAtgtcacaaacaaatattttcattgaaTAAGTTTTTCGGTGCAACAAGAATTCTCCTGCTGTGAACAGGTTACTATGCCTTTGTTAGTGTAAGGGTACATAAAGAGAAATGACAGGTACCCTTTTGAAGTAAGATTCACATAAATGTGACAATGACCAGGTGAAAAGATTCTGTAGAGATCTTTTACAGGTGAGCCTATGGGAGGCTGTCCCAGAAGAGACTGCCTAACCCCTCCCTCTGGAGACGCTTTAGGTACCTGCTTGGAGTGACTTAACGGTACTcctacaataaaaatagataaaaacattaaacctATTAAATGAGGTTATCTGCAGGGGCGGTGAAACAAGTAAACGGGCAAATTCAGCATGAAAAAGTCAAATCTTCTACCTTGCATTGGATGGATGAATGCTGACTGACGTGGCACAGAGATTGGGTGCACGTGTTTCTGTGAGGTGTGTGGTCTGACTGAGGGGAGAGTGGGGGGAGAATGGGGTGCTGATGGTCTGTTGGTGAAGgaagaaatgtgtcaaaattgaAAACTAATGCAATTGGATTAATATTGTAATTCAATTCTGTTTCATTCTAAGAAGATTAATATAGACAGGTAATTGCAAAGTCATAAACTTTTTTCCGCCAGTCATAAACCAATAATGGCTCATTACCGTCTGTGAGGAAGCACATGTAGTTCATTGATCTGTTGAGGAGACTGATGAGAAGAATCAGTTGAAGCTCCTGGTCCATGAGGCTCTGATGGGCCTGGTTCAGGTTCCTTGTGCTGCTGGTTAGGATGTTCCCCTTGATTCATTTTGAGCATTCTTCTTATTGCTGTGATCGCCCAGATCCACACTGCAATAACTTGATGTCTGTTTAAAACACAGAGTTTGTAAAATTCTAGGGAATACAAGAAAGTAATGAAGTATGATGTCTAAGACATACTGTGCCACAGCAATATTTTTTCCAATAAGCCCTACACGAATCTATCTCTGGACTTCAGACcagtttatatatattgtcCATATCATTAAGACCATTGGTTACCTGTTCAGCTTGGCTGTGTGCCCATATCCCCTTTTACACttagtatatattatataagtgACTACACAATCaaactgttttcatttcattcagaAAACGTTATACTGTATGCTTGCAGCCAAGAGCAAGTCCATCTATTTAATCAAGCTGACATCATGGCATTTAACCAATAATCTTGAGAacaatgtttgtttgaaatattttgggAAAACCAGGATGCACTGCAATATAAAGCAATCACTATTGCAATACATAGTTTTAAGTGTTTACAAATAATAATGGACTGAAGTTTTTAGTATTGGATATGCTGAGATGTAAACTGAATATGAAATAATTGCACGATTTGTAAGTCCTatgttacataaataaataagtcaatATTTGTCTGATATATACAtctaaaactaaatgaaatgtatgtGGTGAAGAAGATAGTAAACCAATTCATCTCCTCCCACACAAGCCTTGACAGTTCTTTACGCAGAGCAAAAACATTACATTCAGACTGAAGAGCAAGTTATACATCTGTTCTTGAGAGACGAAGAAGATCTTACAATAGTCTGTATTGAATCTAGCAATACACAGCAAGGGTTCCACGAATGtctgtaaataaagaaaacttgGTATGAAAACTGCTCACCGTTTAATACAGAAATGAATTTTCACTCCATCAGCGTTTAAATCTCCAGATGAATCTTCCTCTGGCGTTGTTTGCTATGTGGCGCTGAAGTTCATTTATCGGTCTTGCGCCCTCACTTGGCTCGGAGGATGAGCTGCTcgtaatacattttcaaacaaattcCTATCCAGTGTAACGATTTGTTATCAATTGTGTCCAAACTACTATGGTCATAAATGAGGATCTTGGTTAAATAACTAATACacataatattaaaattaagcAGGATAACGgtatttgtgtaaaatgttCAACTGCGCCTCCCAACGGCTTCCCTTGGTACTGCAAGTAGCACATCATCGCATCCCTCCCGCGGATCATCATAGTGGAGGTGAACAGACAGGCGGCAGCGGGTGGGAACGAGGACGTATGTCGATTTGCAGAGAAACATAGAAGAAAACGCTGGAAGGGACAGCATTCAGATATCGCGGGGCCTGCACATTCAGGTTCATCTGAGGGAGTTTCTCTTCCACTGTAAAGTAACGTTACCCATTTGTCCCACAAGATGGGCAACCGGGGAATGGAGGACCTGATTCCTCTGGTGAACAAACTGCAGGACGCCTTCTCTTCCATCGGACAAAATGCCAACCTGGACCTGCCTCAGATCGCCGTGGTCGGTGGGCAGAGTGCGGGGAAGAGCTCGGTATTAGAGAACTTCGTCGGGAAGTAAGTGTCATCTGATGTGTAACGTTACATGCACGGTGACTGATAGCATCTAACGTTAatgcatcatttattctctctgcCATATACAGGAATCACTCGTTATTAAATGCGATGCACAGcttatgtttatatttgctGTATTCTTTAAGCAAGATAGGCACTCATAAATATTAACAGGTGCATGGTTTTACTGTCTTATATGCATGAGGTACAtttgttatgtattttaatgcagCGTTTTGACAATGTCTAACCTATgtatagtgttttatttattgaaccGCATAAATGCTTTTGTCAGTATGATCTTGACATGTATTGTACATCCTTGCTCGGCATCACCCGACATAAAAAAGTGTCAAAGAatgatgctctctctctctctctcactctctctctctctctgtgtgtgtcttccTCGTTTGATTGAGGCCATGGTAGGCTCTAAATCGAGCTGCCTACATAGATTGTGGGCAGCAGGGCCATGCTCAGACATTATGAGGGTGGCCGAAACAAAAAAAAGGGCACTTTTAGGGCAGGAGAAAACAACAAAGGATCTTAGAAATGTCTTTCTACTTATGACACTGTAGCAGTCAGTAAATATGCAAATCTATATTTTATGTCCAACTATGTTATGGTACAactctttaaacatttatagGAGCCAATACTgcatttttcaacatttcaaacatttttcaacattgTTTGCAGGTGCAAAAGCGATATTTACGTTTATGCACTTGGCTGAcgcttttttttaaca of Triplophysa dalaica isolate WHDGS20190420 chromosome 4, ASM1584641v1, whole genome shotgun sequence contains these proteins:
- the ciz1b gene encoding cdkn1a interacting zinc finger protein 1b, yielding MDQELQLILLISLLNRSMNYMCFLTDDHQHPILPPLSPQSDHTPHRNTCTQSLCHVSQHSSIQCKAVSSGTASHRLTCKRSLQNLFTWSLSHLCESYFKRDSPVQIIDKKENHLKTAGKSNQPVTKSSTDSGTGKGTTGQIHSLFLEYGEPLLKKQRGQRAIELGEESANEDKIQQPPKANFAKILDCEEGENNSVLHEDNSVDQDRAAGVQSVGTSLKVTIQRSSESRAFSTTSEETDVEKEKGKFTCYICNVACANQKGFLTHMVSLDHQQRMMEVQRASNNCLATLLPQSQESLLCSDRERKMGRQRWCPTCQCHYCGDLIEHRRTTKHKLAKISSRPFCTVCERHFRTPRKFVEHMKSPDHKQRVEELRDEGGPEVMEELITVDAVGCFEGEDDYEEDRTEKEFPVLEKDAVHKEIIPEQKTACEVYDPDIQYGTSFVVPVAGFLCKLCHKFYHFESSAHETHCRSFMHFQNLQKYNALKMQKKPHKDTESDVSRSSPTADSPELELIAGFANETFDIIQSDLNTSRTRHARKKRRSKRHHKSKTPYSKNSVSVVRKQLVCSSHFSPGSNQESYKQECKKPGVPVMSFKSIGKDKSSYDPDYFPTEHKTGNIMHSLCHVSQLNPKENFSQSAEFKEKVSKEQAKQTPHVHKSPVRTVKNT
- the surf4l gene encoding surfeit 4, like; this encodes MAQDDLMSNAEDVADRFLRVTKQYLPHIARLCLISTFLEDGIRMWFQWSEQREYIESTWGCGYFFASLFVLINLLGQLGGCILILSRNFVQYACFGLFGIIALQTVAYSILWDPKFLMRNLALGGGLLLLLAESRSEGRSMFAGVPTMRESSPKQYMQLGGRVLLVLMFMTLLHFDTSFLSILQNLVGTALIVLVAIGFKTKLAALTLVVWLLTINVYFNAFWSIPAYKPMHDFLKYDFFQTTSVIGGLLLVVALGPGGVSMDEKKKDW